The following proteins are co-located in the Rippkaea orientalis PCC 8801 genome:
- a CDS encoding alpha-mannosidase, giving the protein MILETIDQLRQLTQTDVQIGWVHTGDEIDFNSINLDAWEKGELNEKGYIIWPAGKQVKWLGQKFIIPDHLKGYPLAGLTLRLALTWWAEDAKIFVNNQLVQEGDLFDSSSRILLTSSVQPGEEILVLLRLVSPGHDIGGLMKSRLIYERESNLTVDDDFNTLVIDPGFVADELTILYNYLSAFEPEKLQILNQVINQINWKLVSDASKFDRCLLDLREKILPLANYIKQSSLNLLGHAHLDMAWLWPVNETWDAAQRTFTSVINLQKDFPILIFGHTSPVLYEWIENYRPDLFDKIIQAFKAGKWELLGGMWVEPDVNLVSGESLVRQLLYGQRYFNNKFGEISQVAWLPDSFGFCWQLPQILQQSGIKYFVTGKLHWNATVKFSHGFFKWESPDGTQLLTLVSPPNVAGVMDTNPIIMTNYAIDWAQQTGLKEAFWLPGVGDHGGGPTRDMLAVQKQWQKSPFFPQSQFSKAIDYLNKISHVTEEIPIWKDELYLDFHRGCYTTHADQKWFNRRSEDLLYKAELWSSITTIVLEKTNNCASKKLLEEAWKKVLFNQFHDILPGTSITEVFVQANEDWQQVQAIGQNILNESLEAIASQISLPQPPQANAIPLVVFNSLNWQRSQVVECSKAAENCQVYNLEGHLLTSQLSSENNLLFLAENIPSIGYRVFWLCPGKNLVNNVVLSYPQDYILENQYLKVIINSKTGDIDSIFDKVNQKEVIKGKANQLQIFQDQGQYWDAWNIDPNYNNYPLEGTQLKSIEYLEVGPIQWKIRVIRQFRKSEFCQDYILQIHSKLFKIKTQVNWQETHVLIKASFPLTIANNNTTYEIPFAAIERNNNPETPEEKAKWEVPALRWADISDPSQDYGVSLLNDCKYGYDSQCDRLRLTLLRSPRWPDPECDRGLHHFTYAIYPHQGNWKEAKTVQQGYELNIPLDLVYLPQVSTKSSHKLPSINYFLKFKSDNLILSAFKPSEDNASYWILRCYESEGKIAQMCLENNLNLQLTDSVNLLEEPLAEFSQVDPWKIVSFQGTIIK; this is encoded by the coding sequence ATGATTCTTGAAACAATTGATCAATTAAGACAACTAACTCAAACAGATGTCCAAATAGGTTGGGTTCATACTGGGGACGAAATTGATTTTAATTCAATCAATCTTGATGCTTGGGAAAAAGGAGAGCTTAATGAGAAAGGATACATTATTTGGCCAGCAGGAAAACAAGTTAAATGGTTAGGTCAAAAATTCATTATCCCTGACCATTTAAAGGGGTATCCTTTAGCGGGACTGACTTTAAGATTAGCCTTAACTTGGTGGGCTGAAGATGCTAAAATTTTTGTGAATAATCAGTTAGTTCAAGAGGGAGATTTATTTGATTCTTCCTCAAGAATTTTATTAACCTCATCAGTACAACCAGGAGAAGAGATTTTAGTTCTTTTACGCTTAGTTAGTCCTGGTCATGATATTGGGGGATTAATGAAGTCTAGATTGATTTATGAGAGAGAGAGTAACTTAACTGTTGATGATGATTTTAATACGTTAGTTATTGATCCGGGTTTTGTCGCAGATGAATTAACGATTTTATATAATTATTTAAGTGCTTTTGAGCCTGAAAAACTGCAAATACTTAATCAAGTTATTAATCAAATTAATTGGAAATTAGTATCTGACGCAAGTAAGTTTGATCGATGTTTACTTGATCTGCGTGAAAAGATTCTCCCCTTAGCTAATTATATCAAACAAAGCTCTCTAAATTTACTAGGTCATGCCCATTTAGATATGGCTTGGTTGTGGCCAGTTAATGAAACTTGGGATGCTGCACAACGGACATTTACCTCAGTTATTAACTTACAAAAAGACTTTCCTATCCTAATATTTGGCCATACAAGTCCTGTTCTTTATGAATGGATAGAAAACTATCGTCCTGACCTTTTTGATAAGATTATACAAGCTTTTAAAGCAGGGAAATGGGAACTTTTAGGAGGGATGTGGGTTGAACCCGATGTGAATTTAGTTTCCGGTGAGTCTTTAGTTAGACAACTCCTTTATGGACAGAGATATTTTAACAATAAATTCGGAGAAATTAGTCAAGTTGCTTGGCTTCCTGATAGCTTTGGTTTTTGTTGGCAATTACCTCAGATTTTACAACAAAGTGGGATTAAATATTTTGTTACGGGGAAACTTCATTGGAATGCAACGGTTAAATTTTCTCACGGATTTTTTAAATGGGAATCTCCTGACGGAACTCAATTATTAACCTTAGTTTCCCCTCCTAATGTAGCTGGAGTAATGGATACCAACCCTATTATCATGACCAATTATGCCATTGATTGGGCACAACAAACGGGTTTAAAAGAAGCTTTTTGGTTGCCTGGAGTTGGCGATCATGGAGGAGGTCCTACTCGTGATATGTTAGCGGTACAAAAGCAGTGGCAAAAATCCCCATTTTTTCCTCAATCACAGTTTAGTAAAGCGATAGATTATTTAAACAAAATCAGCCATGTAACAGAAGAGATACCTATTTGGAAAGATGAACTTTATCTCGATTTTCATCGAGGGTGTTATACAACTCATGCTGATCAAAAATGGTTTAATCGTCGTAGCGAAGACTTATTATATAAAGCAGAATTATGGTCATCGATTACAACAATTGTTTTAGAAAAAACTAATAATTGTGCAAGTAAAAAATTATTAGAAGAAGCTTGGAAAAAAGTTTTGTTTAATCAATTTCATGATATCTTACCAGGAACTTCTATTACAGAAGTCTTTGTTCAAGCGAATGAAGATTGGCAACAAGTTCAAGCGATAGGTCAAAATATCTTAAATGAGTCTTTAGAAGCGATCGCGTCTCAAATTAGTCTACCACAACCCCCTCAAGCTAACGCTATCCCTTTAGTGGTTTTTAACTCTCTAAATTGGCAGCGATCGCAAGTTGTAGAATGTTCTAAAGCAGCCGAAAATTGCCAAGTTTATAATCTAGAAGGACATCTATTAACTTCTCAGTTATCCTCAGAAAATAACCTACTATTTTTAGCTGAAAATATTCCCTCAATTGGTTATCGAGTCTTTTGGTTATGTCCTGGGAAAAATTTAGTTAACAATGTTGTTCTATCTTATCCTCAAGACTATATTTTAGAAAACCAATATTTAAAAGTTATTATTAACAGTAAAACAGGAGATATAGACAGTATTTTTGACAAAGTAAATCAAAAAGAAGTTATTAAAGGAAAAGCTAACCAACTTCAAATATTTCAAGATCAAGGACAATATTGGGATGCTTGGAATATCGATCCGAATTATAATAATTATCCTTTAGAGGGAACTCAATTAAAATCAATTGAATATTTAGAAGTAGGTCCGATTCAATGGAAAATAAGGGTAATTCGACAATTCAGAAAATCAGAATTTTGTCAAGATTATATTTTACAAATTCATTCAAAACTTTTCAAAATTAAAACCCAAGTTAATTGGCAAGAAACCCATGTATTAATTAAAGCATCCTTTCCCTTAACCATAGCCAATAACAATACAACCTATGAAATTCCTTTTGCTGCTATTGAACGAAATAATAACCCCGAAACCCCAGAAGAAAAGGCTAAATGGGAAGTTCCTGCTTTAAGATGGGCAGATATTAGTGACCCATCTCAAGATTATGGTGTAAGTTTATTAAATGACTGTAAATATGGCTATGACAGTCAATGCGATCGCCTGAGACTCACCCTATTAAGAAGTCCTCGATGGCCTGATCCTGAATGCGATCGCGGGTTACATCATTTTACCTATGCTATTTACCCCCATCAAGGCAATTGGAAAGAAGCGAAAACAGTCCAACAAGGATACGAATTAAACATCCCGTTAGATCTCGTTTATTTGCCACAAGTTTCGACAAAATCTAGTCATAAATTACCCTCAATTAATTACTTCTTAAAGTTCAAGTCA
- the gloB gene encoding hydroxyacylglutathione hydrolase, with the protein MEIKRLPALSDNYIFLLYDADTQTAAVVDPAEPTPVLECLNKLGAQLVAIFNTHHHYDHVGANNQLQQYFPNLCIYGGSEDRGRIPGQQVFLKEGDRVEFGQRVGEVLFVPGHTRAHIAYYFPPKLSQETGELFCGDTLFGGGCGRLFEGTPTQMVNSLTKLRNLPDNTRVWCAHEYTLKNLQFALTVDPDNLVLKNRYHQVKEFRHQGQATVPSILGEEKLTNPFLRWDNSAIQLTIGMTDPARVFGKLRGMKDTF; encoded by the coding sequence ATGGAAATTAAACGACTTCCTGCGCTATCGGATAACTATATCTTTTTGCTTTATGATGCAGATACCCAGACAGCGGCCGTTGTTGATCCGGCTGAACCTACCCCCGTTTTAGAGTGTTTAAATAAGCTAGGGGCACAATTGGTGGCTATTTTTAATACCCATCACCATTATGATCATGTTGGGGCAAATAATCAACTACAGCAATATTTTCCTAACCTGTGTATCTATGGGGGGAGTGAAGATCGTGGTAGAATTCCTGGTCAACAGGTATTTTTAAAAGAAGGCGATCGCGTTGAATTTGGTCAGCGAGTCGGTGAAGTCCTCTTTGTTCCAGGCCACACTCGTGCCCATATAGCCTATTATTTTCCCCCAAAATTGTCCCAAGAAACAGGTGAATTATTCTGTGGTGATACTTTATTTGGGGGAGGGTGTGGTCGTTTATTTGAAGGGACTCCAACCCAGATGGTAAATTCATTAACGAAACTGCGAAATTTACCGGATAATACTCGTGTTTGGTGTGCCCATGAATACACCTTAAAAAATCTTCAATTTGCCTTAACCGTTGATCCTGATAATTTAGTCTTAAAAAATCGTTATCATCAAGTCAAAGAATTTCGTCATCAAGGACAAGCAACCGTTCCCTCAATACTAGGAGAAGAAAAACTAACTAATCCTTTTTTAAGATGGGATAATTCAGCAATACAATTAACCATCGGGATGACCGATCCAGCGCGAGTTTTTGGTAAACTTAGAGGGATGAAAGATACATTTTAG
- a CDS encoding ion transporter: MVDQPITLKKKLSHYLDDFDSLTGIIINLIILGLILLSFLIFVVETYPISESLLIRLKQLDKIILLVFTLEYIIRFWCSDNKLRFLFSFFSWIDLLAIVPLFVGFLDIRYILIIRWFRILRLIRLIELATFLLKIKTEDGVILTRIFLSLLSLVFIYSGAIYQIEHQTNPQIFENFFDALYFSIVTMTTVGFGDVTPLSETGKFITLMMIISGIILIPWQISILTQQLLKITNKSTKLCFHCGLTVHEHDANFCKICGAKLEKKQEIIS, encoded by the coding sequence ATGGTAGATCAACCCATAACACTCAAGAAAAAACTGAGTCATTATTTAGACGACTTTGACAGCCTTACAGGAATTATTATTAATTTAATAATTCTAGGGCTTATTTTACTATCTTTTCTAATCTTTGTTGTTGAAACTTATCCTATTTCAGAATCTTTATTAATTCGCTTAAAACAACTAGACAAGATCATTCTTTTAGTTTTTACCTTAGAATATATTATTCGTTTTTGGTGTTCTGATAATAAATTAAGATTTTTATTTAGTTTTTTTTCTTGGATTGATTTACTCGCCATTGTTCCTCTATTTGTTGGATTTCTAGATATTCGTTACATTCTCATTATCCGTTGGTTCAGAATACTGAGATTAATTCGATTAATTGAATTGGCTACTTTTTTATTAAAAATTAAAACTGAAGACGGCGTAATTTTAACTCGAATATTTTTGAGTTTATTATCGCTAGTTTTCATTTACTCTGGTGCTATTTATCAAATTGAACATCAAACTAATCCGCAGATTTTTGAAAACTTTTTTGATGCGTTATATTTTTCAATTGTTACCATGACAACCGTTGGTTTTGGGGATGTTACTCCCCTTTCAGAAACAGGAAAATTTATCACCTTAATGATGATTATTTCAGGAATCATTTTAATTCCTTGGCAAATTAGTATCCTAACTCAACAACTTCTCAAAATTACCAATAAATCTACTAAACTCTGTTTTCATTGTGGACTAACTGTCCATGAACATGATGCTAATTTTTGTAAAATTTGTGGTGCAAAGCTAGAAAAGAAGCAGGAGATTATTAGTTAA
- a CDS encoding Uma2 family endonuclease, translated as METVFPYLEIPAENLIYDDGEPLESNRHRIAMNVLISSIYQSFADRQDFFAGGNMFVYYSATQRMNRDFRGPDFFVTLNVDGNQSRKAWVVWNENGRYPDVIVELMSPSTAVIDKTIKKDLYEQIFKTKEYYIFDPFESNSLQGWRLDDHQHYQEIIRDQRGWLSSETLELYLGTWYGTIHHESASWLRFYNQEGHLILLPEEAAQQQAEIAQQQAEMAKQQAKMAEERAETAEQKAQRLANRLRELGINPDEIE; from the coding sequence ATGGAAACTGTCTTCCCCTATCTTGAAATTCCCGCAGAAAATCTTATTTATGATGATGGAGAACCCTTGGAAAGTAATCGTCACCGTATCGCAATGAACGTCTTAATTAGTTCAATTTATCAAAGCTTTGCTGATCGTCAAGATTTTTTCGCGGGTGGCAATATGTTCGTTTATTATAGTGCAACACAAAGAATGAATCGAGATTTTCGCGGTCCGGATTTTTTTGTTACCCTAAATGTGGATGGAAATCAAAGCCGAAAAGCTTGGGTTGTTTGGAATGAAAATGGTCGCTATCCTGATGTTATTGTCGAGTTAATGTCGCCTTCAACAGCCGTGATAGATAAAACTATTAAAAAAGATCTGTATGAACAAATATTTAAAACCAAAGAATATTATATTTTTGATCCCTTTGAGTCTAATTCTTTACAAGGGTGGCGACTCGATGATCATCAACACTATCAAGAAATTATTCGGGATCAACGCGGATGGTTATCATCAGAAACCCTAGAATTATATTTAGGAACATGGTACGGAACAATTCATCACGAAAGCGCAAGTTGGTTAAGATTTTATAATCAAGAAGGTCATTTGATTCTTTTACCAGAAGAAGCAGCACAACAACAAGCTGAAATAGCACAGCAACAAGCTGAAATGGCAAAACAACAGGCTAAAATGGCTGAAGAACGTGCAGAAACGGCTGAACAAAAGGCACAAAGGTTAGCTAACCGTTTACGAGAATTGGGAATTAATCCTGATGAAATTGAGTAA
- the cobW gene encoding cobalamin biosynthesis protein CobW: MHKIPVTVITGFLGAGKTTLVRHLLQNNQKRRIAVLVNEFGEVGIDGELLRDCQICDEDETPNNNIIELTNGCLCCTVQEEFFPTMQQLLERRENLDCMLIETSGLALPKPLLQAFRWPEIRNGATVDGVVTVVDTQALAAGTLVGDLTALEAQRKADPNLEHETPIEELFEDQLACADLVLLTKTELIEPSQLTKIQDWLKQELRPGVKVIPCHNGVINPDILLGFNAAVEDNLESRPSHHDEEEEHDHDDDINSVQVILDQQFEPQALIEKLKTLVETTEIYRIKGFVNVANKPMRLVLQGVGDRFDTYYDRLWKPDELRQTRLVFIGRQLMLDNIKAKLD; the protein is encoded by the coding sequence ATGCACAAAATTCCCGTTACAGTGATTACTGGATTTCTAGGCGCAGGTAAAACAACCCTAGTTCGTCATCTCTTACAAAATAATCAAAAACGCCGTATTGCTGTCTTAGTTAATGAATTTGGAGAAGTAGGAATTGATGGGGAATTGCTCCGAGATTGTCAAATTTGTGATGAAGACGAAACCCCGAATAATAACATCATTGAATTGACAAATGGCTGTCTTTGTTGTACTGTTCAAGAGGAATTTTTTCCCACAATGCAGCAACTCTTAGAAAGACGAGAGAACCTAGATTGTATGTTAATTGAAACCTCTGGATTAGCCTTACCAAAACCCTTGCTTCAAGCCTTTCGTTGGCCAGAAATTCGCAATGGTGCTACTGTTGATGGAGTGGTCACGGTGGTTGATACTCAGGCTTTAGCTGCGGGTACGTTAGTAGGAGATTTAACCGCTTTAGAAGCGCAAAGAAAAGCTGATCCTAACCTAGAACATGAAACCCCTATCGAAGAATTATTTGAAGATCAATTAGCTTGTGCTGACTTAGTTTTATTAACCAAAACTGAGTTAATTGAACCCTCCCAACTGACTAAAATTCAAGACTGGTTAAAACAAGAATTACGACCCGGAGTAAAAGTCATTCCTTGCCATAATGGTGTTATTAATCCCGATATTTTATTAGGGTTTAATGCTGCCGTTGAAGATAATTTAGAGAGCCGTCCAAGCCATCATGATGAAGAAGAAGAACACGATCACGACGATGATATTAACTCCGTTCAAGTGATTCTTGACCAACAATTTGAGCCACAAGCATTAATTGAAAAACTCAAAACCTTAGTTGAAACAACAGAGATTTATCGCATAAAAGGCTTTGTTAATGTTGCCAATAAACCCATGAGGTTAGTCTTACAAGGAGTTGGCGATCGCTTTGATACCTATTATGATCGTTTGTGGAAACCCGATGAACTCCGTCAAACCCGTTTAGTGTTTATTGGTCGTCAGTTAATGTTAGACAACATTAAAGCTAAACTTGATTAG
- a CDS encoding Dps family protein — MATVQGLVRAFGEVGDNAVLLDKSVTVPVCEGLNMVIASFQGLYLQYEKHHFVVEGSEFYSLHEFFNESYDEVRGHVHDLAERLNGLGGIPVASFSKLAELCCFEPEMDGAYDCRTMVEHDLAGEQAIIKLLRKQAAQAESLGDRATRYLYEQILLKTEERAYHLDHFLVSDSLTLAFVGNGN; from the coding sequence ATGGCAACCGTCCAAGGTTTAGTGCGTGCTTTTGGAGAAGTGGGAGACAACGCTGTTTTACTCGATAAGAGCGTTACTGTCCCCGTCTGTGAAGGATTAAACATGGTAATAGCCAGTTTTCAAGGGCTATACCTCCAATACGAAAAACACCATTTTGTCGTGGAAGGGTCGGAATTTTACTCCTTGCACGAATTTTTCAATGAAAGCTACGATGAGGTTCGCGGCCACGTTCACGATCTCGCGGAACGCTTGAATGGTTTAGGCGGCATTCCGGTAGCGAGTTTCAGCAAATTAGCTGAATTGTGCTGCTTTGAGCCGGAAATGGATGGAGCTTATGATTGCCGCACCATGGTAGAACACGATTTAGCAGGTGAACAAGCGATTATCAAGCTTTTACGCAAACAAGCTGCCCAAGCTGAAAGCTTAGGGGATAGAGCCACTCGTTACCTTTATGAGCAGATTTTGCTGAAAACGGAAGAACGGGCGTATCACCTAGATCATTTCTTAGTCAGCGACAGCTTAACCTTAGCCTTTGTTGGCAACGGAAACTAA
- a CDS encoding Asr1405/Asl0597 family protein produces the protein MNSANLPLKSSQIVQVPWNDRWTVYHRLQELGISCYCSSNQPLEVQLSSPTAVIQLWSVVKHCSSSRQELIQWLQTCWDLKKT, from the coding sequence ATGAATTCCGCGAACCTCCCCCTAAAATCCAGTCAAATCGTGCAAGTTCCTTGGAACGATCGCTGGACTGTTTATCACCGCCTTCAAGAATTAGGGATTTCCTGTTATTGCTCAAGCAATCAACCCCTAGAAGTTCAGCTTTCAAGTCCTACTGCTGTGATTCAGCTTTGGAGTGTAGTCAAACACTGTTCGTCCTCCCGTCAAGAGTTGATCCAATGGCTACAAACTTGTTGGGACTTAAAGAAGACTTAA
- a CDS encoding (2Fe-2S) ferredoxin domain-containing protein — MSNSTAIAPFRLVGQLESFVMKDGDKVKYLRVSVTPREFWVKIPKQLRQALSPHLTPGVWVEVQGTRETKGKMGEFKLKANRIQQLTQPESPYVIILPENTDKKRILVCQKSSCWKRGGETLCQQLETKLCDRGLGDQVEIKLTGCLKQCKNGPNVVVLPDKARYSQVHPRQVDKLLEKHFK, encoded by the coding sequence ATGTCAAATTCTACTGCGATCGCTCCTTTCCGTCTCGTCGGACAGCTAGAAAGCTTTGTCATGAAAGATGGCGACAAGGTTAAATATTTACGGGTTAGCGTTACCCCACGAGAGTTTTGGGTGAAAATCCCTAAACAACTACGTCAAGCTCTGTCTCCTCATCTCACCCCCGGTGTTTGGGTGGAAGTTCAGGGAACGCGAGAAACAAAGGGTAAAATGGGGGAGTTTAAACTCAAAGCCAACAGAATCCAGCAATTAACCCAACCTGAATCTCCTTATGTCATTATTTTGCCCGAAAATACCGATAAAAAACGAATTTTAGTTTGTCAAAAATCCAGTTGTTGGAAACGAGGAGGAGAAACCCTTTGTCAGCAATTAGAGACTAAATTATGCGATCGCGGGTTAGGCGATCAGGTTGAGATTAAGTTAACGGGATGTCTTAAACAATGCAAGAATGGACCTAATGTTGTTGTTTTACCCGATAAAGCGCGTTATAGTCAAGTTCATCCTCGACAAGTAGATAAATTATTAGAAAAGCATTTTAAATAA
- a CDS encoding manganese efflux pump MntP family protein: protein MDLLNTTFLSIGLAIDAFAVSLSSGFIIKHIKFNKALKIALFFGIFQGVMPLIGWLTGLTFRDALANFDHWIAFILLAAIGGKMIYEACQDEEENKKFNPLDNYTLFALAIATSIDALAAGLGLSVLRVSILLACTLIASITFSLSFIGVFIGHKFGSIFNQKLEILGGITLIGIGTKILVEGLIIH from the coding sequence ATGGATTTGTTAAACACGACTTTCCTTTCTATCGGCTTAGCAATTGATGCTTTTGCTGTTTCTTTAAGTAGTGGTTTTATTATTAAACATATTAAATTTAATAAAGCTCTCAAAATCGCTCTATTTTTTGGTATTTTTCAAGGAGTCATGCCGTTGATTGGTTGGCTAACAGGATTAACTTTTAGAGATGCTTTAGCTAATTTTGATCATTGGATTGCCTTTATATTATTAGCAGCTATTGGTGGAAAAATGATCTATGAAGCTTGTCAAGATGAAGAGGAAAATAAAAAGTTTAATCCCTTAGATAATTATACCTTGTTTGCCCTTGCTATTGCTACGAGTATTGATGCTTTGGCAGCAGGTTTAGGACTCTCTGTCTTACGAGTTTCTATTTTGCTGGCTTGTACTTTAATTGCCTCAATTACCTTTTCTCTGTCGTTTATTGGGGTTTTTATTGGGCATAAATTTGGGAGTATTTTCAATCAAAAATTAGAGATTTTGGGCGGAATAACGTTAATAGGTATTGGGACTAAGATTTTAGTTGAAGGGCTAATTATCCATTAA
- a CDS encoding universal stress protein, protein MLDKILYADSGTGHTQEMLKVLMDLPAIKKAQLNILHVVPPQITTEAIAAKWEEGGKVIAGILDNLSLNPSQVSTMLRQGEPKDTVCQVADEINADLIIMGSRGLKRLEAILENSVSQYVFQLTNHAMLLVKDDIYVKKIKRIMVALDKSSAAEYALDLALYLLRDYPEGELILARVNPDLKPELLPLPKAEMENNPVLVPAIAKAKRMGVRYRCAVTGGKPGEQICQLADEYNVDLLMLGSPDRRPSVAKGLPDLDRLLGTSLSDYVRVNANCPVLLSRKEV, encoded by the coding sequence ATGCTAGACAAAATTTTATACGCGGATTCAGGAACGGGACACACTCAGGAAATGCTCAAAGTCTTGATGGATCTCCCTGCCATCAAAAAAGCTCAGTTAAACATCCTCCATGTTGTCCCCCCCCAGATTACCACCGAGGCGATCGCGGCTAAATGGGAAGAAGGAGGTAAAGTGATCGCGGGTATCCTAGATAATCTTTCCCTTAACCCTAGTCAAGTCTCCACCATGTTACGTCAAGGTGAACCTAAAGATACCGTCTGTCAAGTCGCAGACGAAATCAACGCCGATTTAATCATCATGGGGTCACGGGGACTCAAACGTCTCGAAGCGATTTTAGAAAATTCCGTTAGTCAATACGTCTTCCAACTAACTAACCACGCGATGTTATTGGTTAAAGATGATATTTACGTCAAAAAAATCAAACGGATCATGGTTGCGCTCGATAAATCATCAGCAGCCGAATACGCCCTTGATTTAGCCTTGTATTTGCTGCGAGACTATCCTGAAGGCGAATTAATTCTAGCACGAGTTAACCCCGATTTAAAACCGGAATTACTTCCGCTTCCTAAAGCTGAAATGGAAAATAATCCCGTTTTAGTCCCTGCCATTGCTAAAGCTAAGCGGATGGGAGTTCGTTATCGCTGTGCGGTTACGGGAGGTAAACCTGGAGAACAAATTTGTCAGTTAGCGGATGAATATAACGTAGATTTGTTGATGCTAGGATCGCCCGATCGCCGTCCTTCTGTTGCTAAGGGATTACCCGATCTTGATCGCCTTTTGGGAACATCTTTGTCCGATTACGTCAGGGTTAATGCTAATTGTCCTGTCTTATTAAGCCGTAAAGAAGTCTAA